In Fibrobacter sp. UWB4, one DNA window encodes the following:
- a CDS encoding aldo/keto reductase gives MRWFSFLFVFLFMACSSDAASQAMPKVSNKGDSSVQNSKGAAPTVKLNSGFDMPVLGLGTWTLRGKVAEDAVYVAIKNGYRLIDTAKYYDNEEAVGKGIRRAIDDGLVKRGDLFVTSKLVPWSNSLDEDIDDSLEKLGLEYIDLMLLHQHGSDAEDKAVYKAMERAVKAKKIRSIGISNYYTEKTAKRFFADFEIKPAVVQNENHVFYQNTEFKDYAKRYGAVVESYYPLGGRGHTENVLGNKVVAKIAKAHGKSTAQVVLRWHVQSGYIAIPGSKNPDHIAENISIFDFELTDDEMKQIAALDTGHRYENW, from the coding sequence ATGAGGTGGTTCAGTTTCTTGTTCGTTTTCCTGTTCATGGCGTGTTCGAGCGATGCTGCGTCGCAGGCTATGCCGAAAGTTTCGAACAAAGGAGATTCAAGCGTGCAGAATAGCAAAGGGGCGGCCCCAACGGTCAAGTTGAATTCGGGTTTTGATATGCCGGTTCTCGGGCTTGGCACCTGGACTTTGCGCGGCAAGGTGGCTGAAGATGCGGTCTATGTCGCCATCAAGAACGGGTATCGATTGATTGATACGGCAAAATATTACGACAACGAAGAAGCCGTAGGCAAGGGAATCCGCCGGGCGATTGACGACGGGCTCGTGAAGCGCGGAGATTTGTTCGTGACGTCGAAACTGGTGCCGTGGAGCAACTCCTTGGACGAAGACATCGACGACTCACTCGAAAAGCTGGGGCTCGAATATATTGATTTGATGCTGTTGCACCAGCACGGGAGCGACGCCGAGGACAAGGCGGTTTACAAGGCTATGGAACGTGCTGTGAAGGCAAAGAAGATCCGTTCCATCGGCATTTCGAACTACTACACCGAAAAGACGGCGAAGCGCTTTTTTGCCGATTTCGAAATCAAGCCTGCCGTGGTGCAAAACGAGAACCATGTGTTTTACCAGAACACGGAATTCAAGGATTACGCAAAACGCTACGGCGCTGTGGTGGAATCTTATTACCCGCTAGGCGGGCGCGGCCACACCGAAAACGTCTTGGGGAACAAGGTTGTCGCAAAGATAGCGAAGGCTCACGGGAAATCGACCGCACAGGTGGTGTTGCGCTGGCATGTGCAATCGGGCTACATTGCCATTCCAGGCTCCAAGAACCCTGACCACATCGCAGAAAACATATCAATTTTCGATTTCGAGTTGACAGACGACGAAATGAAGCAAATTGCCGCCCTTGATACGGGACACCGCTACGAAAACTGGTGA
- the rhuM gene encoding RhuM family protein yields MSKRDKIEIPDQIGNENRGEIVLYQPEGEVRLEVRVENETVWLTQAQMAELFDVQRQAITKHIRNIFDSHELEEPSTSSILELVQKEGRRVVKRSVTLYNLDMIISVGFRVNTQRGIKFRRWANQVLKEYMLKGYAINQRKISTDLQIVDRLHEQRQLIEGQGAEIAELRDATEKHLGEQDSRLSAVEQRIDFFVNAAQTPTGGILATGTRFDGFVLISDLVKRAKKSVVFIDPYATIEVLKFAAMRAKGVSAKIYSSRITSEFKAAADLHKKQYPELELKTMRTIHDRFLLVDDTVYHFGASFKDMGNEMTAFSVLDFVTPAEVIAKVEQNTKGK; encoded by the coding sequence ATGAGCAAAAGGGATAAAATTGAGATTCCCGACCAAATCGGGAACGAAAACAGGGGCGAAATCGTGCTTTACCAGCCGGAAGGCGAAGTCCGGCTGGAAGTGCGTGTAGAAAACGAGACCGTGTGGCTCACGCAGGCGCAAATGGCGGAACTGTTTGACGTTCAACGACAGGCTATTACAAAGCACATAAGGAATATTTTCGACTCGCACGAACTGGAAGAACCATCAACTAGTTCCATTTTGGAACTAGTTCAAAAAGAAGGTCGTCGGGTGGTAAAGCGTTCCGTAACGCTTTACAATCTCGATATGATTATTTCTGTGGGCTTTCGAGTCAATACGCAACGCGGCATCAAGTTTCGCCGCTGGGCAAACCAGGTTCTCAAGGAATACATGCTCAAGGGTTACGCCATAAACCAGCGAAAAATATCGACCGATTTGCAGATTGTGGACCGTCTGCACGAACAGCGGCAACTCATCGAAGGCCAGGGCGCAGAAATTGCGGAATTAAGGGACGCCACGGAAAAACATCTCGGCGAACAGGACTCCCGACTTTCTGCAGTCGAACAACGTATAGACTTCTTCGTGAATGCGGCACAAACTCCAACGGGAGGGATTCTTGCGACCGGAACGCGGTTTGACGGATTTGTGCTGATTTCTGATCTTGTGAAGAGGGCGAAAAAGTCCGTGGTATTTATTGACCCATATGCCACCATCGAGGTGCTGAAATTTGCTGCTATGCGAGCAAAAGGCGTTTCGGCAAAAATCTACTCCTCACGAATTACATCTGAATTCAAGGCTGCGGCAGACTTGCACAAGAAGCAATATCCTGAACTAGAATTGAAGACCATGCGCACGATTCACGACCGTTTTCTTCTGGTCGACGACACTGTATATCACTTTGGAGCTTCGTTTAAAGATATGGGTAACGAAATGACTGCTTTCAGTGTGCTAGATTTCGTGACACCCGCCGAAGTCATTGCGAAAGTGGAGCAAAATACAAAAGGAAAATAG
- a CDS encoding LysR family transcriptional regulator has protein sequence MFVETYILRLLAGFLEYGTLSAVADKLYTSQPAVSRAFKKLEDEIGAPLFERKKNRIELNEKGRTVAEYAKRIMDLQSEMMEKVSPQGAGTRTFSIASVAILPAVRMMQELQEKYPGAQVTYEIIDNEAGVLKALNEGTADIGITLKAPRAKKYRAEKYMQERLSIALPKKHPLAKRKSIRLRELKGETIIQRSNVGFWEQVKRKKIPDATFIKHDSTKGISKLIEQSSLLTFVSDHQFDYEIPKDRKIVPLADREMNVEFFKVKLMK, from the coding sequence ATGTTTGTCGAGACCTACATTTTGCGATTGCTGGCCGGATTCCTGGAATACGGGACGCTTTCTGCCGTTGCGGACAAGCTTTACACTTCGCAGCCGGCGGTGAGCCGCGCGTTCAAGAAGCTGGAAGACGAAATCGGCGCTCCGCTCTTCGAGCGCAAAAAGAACCGCATCGAGCTGAACGAGAAGGGTCGCACGGTTGCCGAATATGCGAAGCGCATCATGGATTTGCAAAGCGAGATGATGGAAAAGGTGAGCCCGCAGGGAGCGGGTACGCGCACGTTCTCCATTGCGTCGGTCGCCATTCTCCCGGCAGTGCGGATGATGCAGGAACTGCAGGAGAAATACCCCGGCGCGCAAGTCACTTACGAGATTATCGACAACGAGGCGGGCGTGCTGAAGGCTTTGAACGAGGGCACTGCGGATATCGGCATCACGCTCAAGGCCCCCCGTGCAAAGAAGTACCGTGCCGAAAAATACATGCAGGAGCGGCTTTCGATTGCGCTCCCGAAAAAGCACCCGCTCGCCAAGCGCAAGTCCATCCGGCTTAGGGAACTCAAGGGCGAAACCATCATCCAGCGCAGCAACGTGGGGTTCTGGGAGCAGGTCAAGCGCAAGAAGATTCCCGACGCCACCTTCATCAAGCACGACAGCACGAAGGGCATTTCAAAGCTAATCGAACAATCTTCGCTGTTGACGTTCGTTTCGGATCATCAGTTCGATTACGAAATTCCCAAGGACCGCAAGATTGTGCCGCTCGCCGACCGCGAAATGAACGTGGAATTTTTCAAAGTGAAGTTAATGAAATAG
- a CDS encoding putative quinol monooxygenase translates to MSNITVNLRYTGKNGAAKKFAEEMVSSGTVAKIRAEKGNIRYEYFQSLDDPETILLIDAWESQAAIDVHHASPMMKTIAKLRDKYDLKMTVERYTPDNTMPKTDEKFIRK, encoded by the coding sequence ATGAGCAACATTACGGTAAACCTGCGCTATACGGGTAAGAACGGGGCGGCAAAGAAGTTCGCCGAAGAGATGGTTTCTAGCGGGACGGTGGCGAAAATCCGTGCCGAGAAGGGCAACATCCGCTACGAATACTTCCAGTCGCTGGACGATCCCGAGACCATCTTGCTGATTGACGCGTGGGAAAGCCAGGCGGCCATCGACGTGCACCACGCTTCGCCCATGATGAAGACAATTGCGAAACTCCGCGACAAGTACGACTTGAAAATGACGGTCGAGCGTTACACGCCCGACAACACCATGCCCAAGACCGACGAAAAGTTCATCAGGAAATAA
- a CDS encoding phosphatase PAP2 family protein: protein MIFRLDKIALRWMVVLAFACATGFAAVEADSVTTSVTVDTAQKLSPFDYLGHNMLLSAFGWPLGFHMLGGALTYKFSMENNDLMVARFAARQDQLAYGIAFTPGMMMGTFFPILVPGYMYFFSDNRALNNTGAVAVQATAVAFLYNNILKAISAREHPDAELNSGERSRDFKWGFFRRGVFYGWPSGHSMTNAAMAMSIASYNRDKPLVVAGCALYAGYIATSMVLGAKGEAHWFSDAVAGTLMGASIGWYIGSVFYKEKVGEKQTPPKVTIAPLFFDDTKGAVLSVRI from the coding sequence TTGATTTTTCGTCTAGACAAAATAGCGCTTCGTTGGATGGTGGTTTTGGCTTTTGCCTGTGCCACGGGTTTCGCTGCTGTCGAAGCAGATTCCGTAACAACCTCGGTGACTGTCGATACCGCGCAAAAGCTTTCTCCGTTCGATTACCTAGGCCATAATATGTTGCTGAGTGCGTTCGGCTGGCCGCTCGGGTTCCACATGCTCGGCGGTGCGCTTACGTACAAGTTCTCGATGGAAAACAACGACCTGATGGTGGCCCGTTTTGCAGCCCGTCAGGACCAGCTCGCGTATGGCATCGCGTTCACTCCCGGCATGATGATGGGGACGTTCTTCCCGATTCTTGTTCCGGGATACATGTATTTTTTCAGCGACAACCGCGCGCTGAACAACACCGGCGCTGTCGCCGTGCAGGCTACCGCCGTGGCGTTCCTCTACAACAATATTCTCAAAGCGATTTCGGCACGCGAGCACCCCGACGCGGAACTCAACAGCGGCGAGCGTTCCCGCGATTTCAAGTGGGGATTTTTTAGGCGCGGAGTATTTTACGGCTGGCCCTCGGGGCATTCCATGACCAACGCGGCCATGGCCATGAGCATCGCAAGCTACAACCGCGACAAGCCCCTCGTCGTGGCGGGCTGCGCCCTGTATGCGGGCTATATCGCAACAAGCATGGTGCTCGGCGCAAAAGGAGAAGCCCACTGGTTTTCCGACGCCGTCGCGGGCACACTAATGGGAGCCTCCATCGGCTGGTATATCGGCAGCGTGTTCTACAAGGAAAAAGTCGGCGAAAAGCAGACCCCGCCCAAGGTCACCATCGCCCCGCTATTCTTTGACGACACCAAAGGCGCCGTGCTCAGCGTGAGAATTTGA
- a CDS encoding flavodoxin, whose product MKKLARIFVPVLTFALALLSLVGCAERNRADQNADADFSKKGDVLVVYFTWSGHLRSMAHWIADEVGADYARILRKEEYPVTYNETVDVAKKEKDGNIYPEINLSLSDKEMERYKTVFVGFPVWWYDVPMPVMTFLKQANLQGKNVYAFFSHEGSSDGAGSLPTLEKLMQTKGAAFDKKTALSVRGSKVKDSETVVREWVKALSK is encoded by the coding sequence ATGAAAAAACTCGCAAGAATTTTCGTCCCGGTCTTAACGTTCGCGCTTGCCCTGCTCTCCTTGGTGGGCTGCGCCGAACGTAATAGGGCCGACCAGAACGCCGATGCGGATTTCTCGAAAAAAGGCGATGTGCTGGTCGTGTATTTCACCTGGTCTGGACACCTGCGGAGCATGGCACACTGGATTGCCGACGAAGTCGGAGCCGATTACGCCCGCATCTTGCGCAAGGAAGAATACCCTGTTACCTACAACGAGACCGTCGATGTCGCCAAAAAGGAAAAGGACGGAAATATTTATCCCGAGATAAACCTCTCCCTGAGCGACAAAGAAATGGAACGTTACAAGACCGTGTTTGTCGGCTTTCCGGTCTGGTGGTACGACGTACCGATGCCCGTGATGACATTCCTGAAGCAGGCGAACTTGCAAGGCAAAAACGTCTACGCGTTCTTCTCTCACGAGGGTTCGTCCGACGGTGCAGGGAGCCTCCCTACGCTCGAAAAGCTGATGCAGACGAAGGGCGCCGCATTCGACAAGAAAACCGCCCTTTCTGTGCGCGGAAGCAAGGTCAAGGATTCCGAAACCGTTGTCCGCGAATGGGTGAAGGCGCTCTCGAAATAA
- a CDS encoding DapH/DapD/GlmU-related protein, translated as MDYKQGYVYELMDNGGPTDVRESYFKEAVDEMMRSRVLCAKANAKLPDDPGYVKDLEELFGRSLDGIRILTPFICDFGNRVKFGKGVFINHSAILSASGGIEFEDGASIAPGVRIATINHDFNERHTKYTYGKVTIKKNAWIGMNVTICPGVTVGEYAVVAAGAVLTKDVPAYAVVGGVPAKVIKIQDPTEQKER; from the coding sequence ATGGATTACAAACAAGGTTATGTTTACGAATTGATGGATAACGGCGGACCTACCGATGTACGGGAAAGTTATTTCAAGGAGGCCGTTGACGAGATGATGCGGTCGCGTGTTCTTTGCGCCAAGGCCAACGCCAAGTTGCCCGACGATCCCGGCTATGTCAAGGACTTGGAAGAACTTTTCGGTCGGAGCCTCGACGGAATCCGTATCTTGACCCCGTTCATTTGCGATTTCGGGAACCGCGTCAAGTTCGGCAAGGGCGTATTCATCAACCATTCCGCCATCTTAAGTGCCTCGGGCGGCATTGAGTTTGAAGACGGGGCTTCCATTGCTCCGGGAGTGCGTATCGCGACAATCAACCACGATTTCAACGAACGGCATACTAAGTACACCTACGGCAAGGTCACCATCAAGAAAAACGCCTGGATTGGTATGAACGTGACGATTTGCCCGGGCGTGACCGTCGGCGAATATGCAGTGGTTGCTGCGGGAGCCGTTCTCACGAAGGATGTGCCCGCCTATGCCGTGGTGGGCGGCGTCCCTGCGAAAGTCATCAAGATCCAGGACCCGACCGAACAGAAAGAAAGGTAA
- a CDS encoding nuclear transport factor 2 family protein, with product MGFIRCMLNMFVAAAFLMSPVVAASDDESQIKALYGQMCKAMVQKDMATMNEIHDDDFQLVHMTGSRMNKKEYLDAVKDGTLNYYSMEHDEIFVTVDGDCATLKGKSRVNAAVYGGGRHTWRLQQDMKLKKVRDKWRFIFSQASTY from the coding sequence ATGGGTTTTATTCGCTGTATGTTGAATATGTTTGTTGCTGCGGCATTCTTGATGTCGCCGGTCGTTGCTGCGTCCGATGACGAATCCCAAATCAAGGCTCTTTATGGGCAGATGTGCAAGGCCATGGTCCAAAAGGACATGGCTACTATGAACGAAATCCATGACGATGATTTTCAGCTTGTGCACATGACCGGTTCTCGCATGAACAAGAAGGAATATCTGGATGCTGTCAAGGATGGAACACTTAACTACTATTCCATGGAACATGACGAAATTTTTGTGACTGTGGATGGCGACTGTGCAACGCTCAAGGGCAAGAGTCGGGTAAATGCGGCTGTTTATGGCGGCGGACGCCACACCTGGCGCTTGCAACAAGATATGAAACTAAAAAAGGTTCGCGACAAGTGGAGGTTTATCTTCTCGCAGGCGAGCACCTATTAA
- a CDS encoding aldo/keto reductase produces the protein MERIRLNDGVEIPAVGFGVFMIPNGGETYRAVLDALKAGYRHIDTAAAYMNESDVGKAVRDSGIKRDEVFITSKLWLQDYGYDAAKKGVDTSLKNLGMDYMDLYLLHQPYGDVEGAWKALEEAKETGKIRSIGVSNMTPKIWNNFVPRFSTIPSVNQVECNPYFQQSELRKILDPQGVRLEAWYPLGHGDKGLLANETVVALAKKYGKNAGQVILRFEIQSGVIVLPKSTNPERIKGNLDIFDFELSENEMEQIKVLDKGKGTHDPEAPGVGEMLLNNYKIHE, from the coding sequence ATGGAAAGAATCAGGTTGAACGACGGTGTCGAAATTCCGGCAGTGGGATTTGGCGTATTCATGATTCCGAACGGTGGCGAAACTTACCGTGCCGTGCTGGACGCACTCAAGGCGGGGTACCGACATATCGATACGGCAGCCGCCTATATGAATGAAAGCGATGTAGGCAAGGCCGTCCGCGATTCGGGTATCAAGCGCGACGAAGTCTTTATTACAAGCAAGCTCTGGCTGCAGGATTATGGCTACGATGCGGCCAAGAAAGGTGTCGATACATCCCTCAAGAACCTGGGCATGGATTACATGGACCTTTACTTGCTGCACCAGCCTTACGGTGATGTCGAAGGGGCTTGGAAGGCTTTAGAAGAAGCAAAGGAAACGGGAAAAATTCGTTCTATTGGCGTAAGCAACATGACGCCGAAAATTTGGAACAACTTTGTGCCTCGCTTTTCGACAATTCCAAGCGTGAACCAGGTGGAATGCAACCCCTATTTCCAGCAGAGTGAACTGCGCAAGATTCTTGACCCGCAAGGCGTCAGGCTGGAAGCATGGTATCCTCTGGGACACGGTGACAAGGGCTTGCTTGCCAACGAGACTGTCGTTGCGCTGGCAAAAAAATACGGCAAGAACGCAGGGCAGGTGATTCTACGTTTTGAAATCCAGAGCGGAGTCATTGTATTGCCCAAGTCAACCAATCCGGAACGCATCAAGGGGAATCTTGATATTTTTGACTTTGAACTCTCCGAAAACGAAATGGAGCAAATCAAGGTATTGGACAAGGGGAAAGGGACCCACGACCCGGAAGCTCCCGGCGTGGGCGAAATGCTCCTGAATAATTACAAGATTCACGAGTAA
- a CDS encoding cyclophilin-like fold protein, with the protein MKLKIHVNDTTFTATLEENSSAKAFAEFLTQGDMTLDMHDYGSFEKVADLPRSFPRNDKQIDTDAGDIILYQGNSITIYYDKNSWNFTRLARIDNVNKKRLQQILGKGNVKATFSVE; encoded by the coding sequence GTGAAACTCAAGATCCATGTGAACGACACCACCTTCACGGCAACGCTCGAAGAAAATTCCTCGGCCAAGGCCTTCGCCGAATTCCTCACGCAGGGCGACATGACGCTCGACATGCACGACTACGGCAGCTTCGAGAAGGTGGCTGACCTGCCGCGCAGTTTCCCGCGTAACGACAAGCAAATCGACACCGATGCAGGCGACATCATCCTTTACCAGGGCAATTCCATCACCATCTACTACGACAAGAATTCCTGGAATTTCACGCGCCTTGCCCGTATCGACAACGTGAACAAGAAACGCCTCCAGCAGATCCTCGGCAAAGGGAACGTGAAGGCGACATTCTCGGTGGAATAA
- a CDS encoding Bcr/CflA family efflux MFS transporter → MSGKQKFTFLMLLLGLLSAFGPFVTDLYLPALPSLADYFAASPSMAQLSLTMSMLGLSVGQLFVGPLSDKYGRKKLLLVCLLLFVCGTVACIVAPNIVTFNVFRLLQGMAASGGIVIARSISADSYRGPVLTKFLAMVSAVNGVAPIIAPVLGGFLLNFMSWKGTFAVLLLYGALLLFMSGKFQESLPAKRRSKKSVFASFSLYAKVFKNRAYVSYFLVCTFPMIILFGYIASSPFIYQKIYGLSPVGFSLCFALNAVFTAIGCALSGKVGNEFKALKIAGTGMFVFAIAVAAALMTHALLPLLQVAFMGLTFMFGMSQPPANALALNAERANAGTAAAAIGASGFLMGGIVSPLVGMGDIATSVSIVLVVGAVLTLVSVLASGSLCAKGIVSHSK, encoded by the coding sequence ATGAGCGGAAAACAGAAATTCACTTTCCTTATGCTGTTGCTTGGGCTGCTTTCGGCGTTTGGCCCCTTCGTGACGGACCTTTACTTGCCGGCCCTCCCGAGCCTTGCCGATTACTTTGCGGCAAGCCCCTCGATGGCTCAGCTGAGCCTCACCATGAGCATGCTCGGACTTTCGGTGGGGCAACTCTTTGTAGGCCCGCTGAGCGACAAGTACGGGCGCAAAAAGTTGTTGCTAGTTTGTCTGTTGCTTTTTGTTTGCGGAACTGTCGCCTGCATTGTCGCACCGAATATCGTAACCTTCAACGTGTTTCGTTTGTTGCAGGGCATGGCGGCGTCCGGCGGCATCGTGATAGCGCGTTCCATTTCGGCGGATTCCTACCGTGGCCCCGTCCTCACCAAGTTCCTTGCCATGGTGAGCGCTGTGAACGGAGTCGCTCCGATTATAGCCCCGGTGCTAGGCGGATTCTTGCTGAATTTCATGAGCTGGAAGGGAACTTTCGCGGTGTTGCTCCTGTATGGAGCGCTGTTGCTCTTTATGTCAGGGAAATTCCAGGAATCGCTCCCGGCAAAACGTCGCAGCAAAAAATCTGTCTTTGCGAGCTTTAGCTTGTATGCAAAAGTGTTCAAGAACCGCGCCTACGTATCGTATTTCTTAGTATGCACATTCCCAATGATTATCTTGTTCGGGTATATCGCGTCTTCGCCCTTTATCTACCAAAAAATCTACGGCCTTTCGCCTGTCGGCTTTAGCCTGTGCTTTGCGCTGAATGCCGTTTTCACGGCTATCGGTTGCGCGTTGTCGGGGAAAGTCGGCAACGAATTCAAGGCCCTGAAAATCGCGGGTACGGGAATGTTCGTTTTCGCAATTGCTGTTGCTGCCGCACTCATGACGCACGCTTTACTCCCGCTTCTGCAGGTCGCTTTCATGGGGCTTACGTTCATGTTCGGCATGAGTCAGCCCCCTGCAAACGCATTGGCATTGAATGCGGAACGTGCAAATGCAGGCACCGCAGCCGCGGCCATCGGGGCATCGGGCTTCTTGATGGGCGGAATCGTTTCTCCGCTGGTCGGCATGGGGGACATTGCCACAAGTGTCTCGATCGTCCTAGTTGTGGGTGCCGTTTTGACGCTTGTTTCGGTCCTCGCCAGCGGTTCACTATGCGCAAAAGGCATAGTGAGTCATAGCAAATAA
- a CDS encoding alpha/beta hydrolase, producing MKSRFLKAAFAVVSACTLMACCPEKENNTQGAATPAAQPATETASAAQQTKDENMNKLTLTAEWDKVFPKSDKVEHSKVTFKNHFGIELAADMFVPKDTSLKVNGKFPAIAVSGPFGAVKEQSSGLYAQHMAERGFLTIAFDPSFTGESGGEPRYMNSPDINTEDFMASVDFLSTRDNVDPERIGIIGICGWGGMAINAAGIDTRVKATVASTMYDMSRVTANGYFDSANNADARNEARKALMAQRTKDFKNGTYDLAGGVIDPLPDDAPYFVKDYYTYYKTPRGYHKRSLNSNKGWAASAGTSLLNTKLLAYADEIRNPVLIIHGEKAYSRYFGEGAFEKMTGKKANVPAKLDATKNWSKTVGNKELLVIPGASHVDLYDDVNGRIPYDKMEEFFKTNLK from the coding sequence ATGAAATCCAGATTCTTAAAAGCGGCGTTTGCCGTGGTTTCCGCATGCACCCTGATGGCATGCTGCCCCGAAAAAGAAAACAATACGCAGGGTGCCGCCACACCGGCCGCACAGCCCGCAACAGAAACAGCCTCCGCAGCACAACAGACAAAGGACGAAAATATGAACAAGCTTACGCTCACCGCCGAATGGGACAAGGTATTCCCCAAGAGCGACAAGGTCGAACATTCCAAGGTCACTTTCAAGAACCATTTTGGCATTGAACTCGCCGCCGACATGTTCGTGCCCAAGGACACGAGCCTCAAGGTGAACGGCAAGTTTCCCGCGATTGCAGTCTCAGGCCCGTTCGGTGCCGTCAAGGAACAGTCTAGCGGCCTTTACGCCCAGCACATGGCGGAACGCGGATTCCTGACCATCGCATTCGACCCGAGCTTCACCGGCGAATCGGGCGGCGAGCCGCGCTACATGAACAGCCCGGACATCAACACCGAAGACTTCATGGCGTCCGTGGACTTCCTCTCGACTCGCGACAACGTTGACCCGGAACGCATCGGCATCATCGGCATTTGCGGCTGGGGCGGCATGGCGATTAACGCTGCCGGCATCGACACCCGCGTCAAGGCGACCGTTGCATCCACCATGTACGATATGAGCCGCGTGACTGCAAACGGCTACTTCGATTCCGCAAACAACGCCGACGCCCGCAATGAGGCCCGCAAGGCTCTGATGGCCCAGCGCACCAAGGACTTCAAGAACGGCACGTACGACCTGGCCGGTGGTGTTATTGACCCGCTCCCGGACGACGCACCTTACTTTGTCAAGGATTACTACACCTACTACAAGACCCCGCGCGGCTACCACAAGCGTTCCCTCAACAGCAATAAGGGCTGGGCCGCCTCCGCAGGCACCTCGCTCCTGAACACGAAACTCCTCGCATACGCCGACGAAATCCGTAACCCGGTGCTCATCATCCACGGCGAAAAGGCCTACAGCCGTTACTTCGGCGAAGGCGCATTCGAAAAGATGACCGGCAAGAAGGCGAACGTCCCCGCAAAACTCGACGCCACCAAGAACTGGAGCAAGACCGTCGGCAACAAGGAACTCCTCGTCATCCCCGGAGCCTCTCACGTGGACCTCTACGATGACGTGAACGGTAGAATTCCCTACGACAAGATGGAAGAATTCTTCAAGACGAATTTGAAGTAA